A single genomic interval of Aureliella helgolandensis harbors:
- a CDS encoding class I SAM-dependent DNA methyltransferase has translation MRTPQKPSWQLPTGVSRGTWDYLQSPQIAQQYDAYFSDSALMQLDLQVLQQYLPPVTPPHAPTVADFGCGTGRVALQLLPLGYRLLNIDLSQAMLREVEAKIPVSYQHMAQSMQANLVDVGRVVPPESIDMGVCLFSSLGMIRGRKHRQQFLKGAFDSLAPSGSLLVHVHNRYHSLLDPGGSSWLLKSWWSSVRKRESEFGDRVYAYRGLPAMFLHIYSKRELLKDLRIAGFQRTTLLPISPAGDKLLPRSPLVLGVRTGGFFAVAYRSASVVSQQSVVFQQ, from the coding sequence ATGCGAACTCCACAAAAACCGTCGTGGCAGCTCCCCACGGGGGTCAGTCGAGGGACTTGGGACTACCTCCAGTCGCCCCAAATTGCTCAGCAATACGATGCGTACTTTAGCGATAGTGCCCTGATGCAGCTCGATCTGCAGGTTTTGCAGCAGTACTTGCCGCCAGTCACCCCGCCGCATGCACCCACCGTGGCCGACTTCGGCTGCGGTACCGGTCGGGTCGCCCTGCAACTACTACCTCTCGGCTATCGCCTGCTGAATATCGACCTGAGCCAAGCCATGTTGCGGGAGGTGGAAGCCAAAATTCCCGTTTCCTACCAACACATGGCACAGTCCATGCAAGCCAACTTGGTCGATGTCGGGCGGGTGGTGCCCCCTGAAAGCATCGACATGGGAGTCTGCCTATTCAGCAGTCTAGGCATGATTCGTGGACGCAAGCATCGGCAACAGTTTTTGAAGGGTGCTTTCGACTCACTCGCTCCCTCCGGTTCCCTGTTGGTGCATGTCCACAATCGATATCACAGCCTGCTGGATCCCGGCGGCTCAAGCTGGTTGCTCAAATCTTGGTGGAGCAGTGTTCGCAAACGGGAGAGCGAGTTTGGAGATCGCGTGTATGCCTATCGGGGGCTACCTGCCATGTTCCTCCACATCTACAGCAAGCGCGAGTTGCTAAAAGACCTGCGGATTGCAGGTTTCCAGCGTACTACTCTTCTACCCATTTCACCGGCTGGAGACAAACTCCTGCCTCGCTCGCCCTTGGTGCTCGGAGTCCGAACTGGAGGCTTTTTTGCGGTGGCATACCGCTCGGCCTCCGTGGTTTCTCAACAGTCCGTGGTTTTTCAACAGTAG
- a CDS encoding serine/threonine-protein kinase, producing the protein MELDLADIENEFRRNWMGFAPATYAAYLERVHEQRRLELLTRLLAAELEYAYRPPTTDLTRRLDPSLDDDERVRPSVHLFAMQYPELAQDSELMIRLVLLEYALRLRHDRLPPNPESYVQLCAQPQDRLIQLLELAENRLSGMKPTAEPLRGAKYNDSTVKESQVSASIHLDPLRMNLGYFLLLKMIGKGGMGFVHTALDLRSIAQVAVKVMRRTDAWSVDRFIAEFRWLSHLSHPNLVQLYDAFSDGDLRYFSMELVEGDTIRDWFKRQPQNAAKSWRRLKSVLSQAASATHYLHQNDVLHCDIKSSNVMISPRRRAVVLDLGLAIRTGDNNPMVGTLQYMAPELLNRQFPSPASDWYSFGVMMYEVMTDSYPPIQVQDSATGDHKTYNLDVEQFESRLKEAPEELQQLCFRLLSNVASDRPSGSQVIEALGGTIPVGSQPSSGLSFTGRDEELQALDLALQTSMHQRPACILLRGESGLGKTELLRRWLKTVDPTHYLVVPLRCYHQDHTPVRLLNSLLQELSILLRSIPTERWQPSLRQHVGSIRKLLPQVTQLIDDTPQPTAAFTPSAHDAETREAALRSLVLWLEDLSCERPMVLTIDDAHWSDLESRRALSHLLRPESRFKGMLVFVDELQPSIPPSQFFDVSPDSALEGVQAIELSPLSMETRLELLRRWAEESDVSLAPHLLQELALRSEGNPVLLHELAHPHVMAVQPTAAPPADTSHTAAGRIALQRRFAGLTMEAEVVLQYLAVSSQALGLHQLQMVTRILPHDLQQALNLLRSQKWIQSHRGESEVEIAHQNFRRVILQELPKDRLQRRHYRLARILSSESPPNWARLAGHYWSAERFREAAACYLEAARLAISSGANEETLTLLERAAHPSADRKPSEKIQVERMTADCLAALGRSQRAAIIYDSLLTRCDPRDALYLECLAGEQWVQAGQPAKGLQRLRGALEKLDITPWTHSPLTRIKMRIGAIRCALSKPMDDLPEQLQNTEFSNIQRCLNRIATPLAFLDNQLGPELILKLDRLARLQGTLVDRSQAILRSSIVLSFGGRSWRIIAAKRLRLACRMATRSGSTHAQAIANLGRCVWHIQRGNFSKGLHSGSRSLRYYELSPESSVWEQQFLKWCIMGCYWYMNDLQELIQYTSALRTSAQRREDPMPTFWTQIIASHWADLVLDRIDLARESIALAEQSAANQPFQSPRFFLWLSRVQQALYEDNPAVAQKILWEDWKPLKQSLSMQSNHYRWLAYSIRTCCNMLSARQNPQQREQWLSKARRGARRMLKLEEGGFVAYGKAFLLATDAAAGQVAPQQQWDAVVTELESHGLRLMALALAWHQGIYHPSSAGKNLCDIAQQRLVQQGCIAPERLLNVILPLPHSAANGKTNQPHPTNALDFEQRGRTEQDKDR; encoded by the coding sequence GTGGAACTCGATCTAGCTGACATCGAAAACGAGTTCCGTCGGAATTGGATGGGTTTCGCGCCTGCGACCTACGCCGCTTACCTAGAGCGAGTCCACGAGCAGCGACGCTTAGAATTGCTTACGCGGCTTCTCGCCGCCGAACTGGAGTACGCCTACCGCCCACCGACTACGGATTTAACCCGTCGGTTGGATCCGTCGCTCGACGACGACGAACGCGTTCGACCATCGGTGCACCTGTTCGCCATGCAATACCCGGAGTTGGCGCAGGACTCCGAACTGATGATCCGTCTGGTATTGCTCGAGTATGCACTGCGGCTGCGCCATGATCGGTTGCCCCCCAATCCTGAATCGTATGTCCAGCTTTGTGCGCAACCGCAGGACCGCCTCATCCAGCTCCTGGAATTGGCGGAGAATCGGCTGAGCGGCATGAAACCGACTGCCGAGCCGTTGCGTGGCGCAAAATACAACGACTCGACTGTAAAAGAGAGTCAGGTCTCTGCCTCCATCCACCTAGATCCACTGCGCATGAATTTGGGGTACTTCCTGCTGCTCAAAATGATCGGCAAAGGAGGCATGGGGTTTGTCCATACCGCACTGGATTTGCGGAGCATCGCCCAGGTAGCGGTCAAAGTCATGCGCCGCACGGATGCCTGGAGTGTGGACCGCTTCATTGCCGAGTTCCGCTGGCTGTCACACCTATCGCATCCGAATTTGGTGCAGCTCTACGACGCCTTTAGCGATGGGGACTTGCGCTATTTTTCGATGGAGCTGGTAGAAGGCGACACCATCCGCGACTGGTTCAAACGGCAGCCACAGAACGCCGCGAAGAGTTGGAGAAGGCTAAAGAGTGTGCTGAGCCAAGCGGCCTCGGCCACCCACTACCTCCACCAGAACGATGTGCTGCACTGTGACATCAAGAGTTCGAATGTCATGATCTCACCGCGTCGTAGGGCTGTGGTACTCGATTTAGGATTAGCCATCCGAACCGGAGACAACAATCCCATGGTGGGAACGTTGCAATACATGGCACCTGAGCTACTAAACCGACAATTTCCAAGTCCGGCTAGCGATTGGTATAGTTTTGGCGTCATGATGTATGAAGTCATGACCGACAGCTACCCTCCCATTCAAGTGCAAGACTCTGCTACAGGGGATCACAAAACCTACAATCTCGATGTCGAACAATTCGAATCGCGTCTCAAGGAGGCCCCCGAAGAATTACAGCAGCTGTGTTTCCGCTTGTTATCCAACGTCGCTTCTGACCGACCGTCGGGCAGTCAAGTCATCGAAGCCCTGGGGGGCACCATTCCCGTGGGGTCTCAGCCATCGAGCGGTCTCTCTTTTACTGGCCGCGACGAGGAATTGCAGGCTCTTGATCTGGCCCTACAAACCTCCATGCACCAACGCCCGGCCTGCATTCTACTGCGCGGTGAATCCGGTCTCGGAAAAACGGAATTGCTCCGTCGCTGGCTTAAAACGGTCGATCCGACGCATTACCTAGTTGTGCCGCTGCGTTGTTACCACCAAGACCATACCCCGGTTCGCTTGCTCAATTCCCTATTGCAAGAGTTGTCCATCCTTCTGCGCAGCATTCCCACCGAACGCTGGCAACCGTCGCTACGGCAACATGTCGGATCCATTCGGAAGCTCCTGCCTCAGGTTACGCAATTGATTGACGACACACCGCAGCCAACTGCCGCCTTTACACCGTCCGCGCACGATGCGGAAACGCGGGAAGCGGCGCTGCGTTCTCTGGTGCTCTGGCTAGAGGACTTGAGTTGCGAGCGTCCGATGGTATTAACCATCGACGATGCGCATTGGTCCGATCTCGAAAGCCGACGCGCCCTGTCGCATTTACTACGGCCTGAGTCCCGATTCAAAGGCATGCTGGTTTTCGTGGATGAACTTCAACCTTCGATTCCACCCTCGCAATTTTTCGATGTAAGTCCCGATTCTGCGCTGGAGGGAGTGCAGGCCATCGAATTATCGCCTCTATCCATGGAAACTCGCCTGGAGCTGCTCCGCAGATGGGCCGAGGAGTCTGACGTCTCGTTAGCTCCGCACCTGTTGCAAGAACTCGCGCTTCGGTCTGAGGGGAATCCGGTCCTACTACACGAACTCGCCCACCCGCATGTGATGGCCGTACAGCCCACCGCAGCCCCTCCCGCTGACACTTCGCACACGGCCGCTGGTCGCATTGCTTTGCAACGGCGATTTGCTGGGCTGACCATGGAAGCTGAAGTCGTGTTGCAATACCTGGCCGTATCCAGTCAAGCTCTTGGGCTCCATCAATTGCAGATGGTCACTCGCATTCTGCCGCACGATCTGCAGCAAGCGTTGAATTTACTCCGGTCGCAAAAGTGGATTCAATCCCACCGTGGCGAATCTGAGGTGGAGATTGCCCACCAAAATTTCCGACGCGTGATTTTGCAGGAATTGCCCAAGGACCGCCTGCAGCGCCGCCACTACCGGCTCGCCAGAATCCTCTCTAGCGAATCACCTCCCAATTGGGCGCGTTTGGCGGGACACTATTGGTCGGCGGAGCGTTTCCGGGAAGCGGCGGCTTGTTACTTGGAAGCAGCGCGTCTTGCGATCTCCTCGGGAGCCAACGAAGAAACGTTGACTCTACTCGAACGCGCCGCGCACCCCAGTGCCGATCGCAAGCCAAGCGAGAAAATCCAAGTCGAGCGGATGACTGCGGATTGCTTAGCGGCCCTTGGCAGGTCGCAGCGCGCCGCCATCATTTACGATTCTCTACTAACGCGGTGCGATCCGCGGGACGCGCTGTATCTCGAATGCTTGGCAGGGGAGCAGTGGGTGCAAGCCGGGCAGCCAGCCAAGGGGCTACAACGGCTTCGCGGAGCTCTGGAAAAACTCGATATCACCCCGTGGACCCACTCACCTCTCACTCGCATCAAGATGCGTATCGGCGCCATTCGGTGCGCGCTCAGCAAGCCGATGGACGATCTACCGGAACAGCTGCAGAACACGGAGTTCAGCAATATTCAACGCTGCCTGAACCGCATCGCAACGCCACTTGCCTTCCTCGACAATCAGCTCGGCCCCGAACTGATTTTAAAATTGGACCGGCTTGCCCGACTGCAGGGTACACTCGTCGATCGCTCACAAGCCATCCTTCGCTCCTCCATTGTCCTCTCTTTCGGCGGCCGCAGCTGGAGAATCATCGCCGCCAAGCGTCTTCGATTGGCTTGCCGGATGGCGACCAGGAGCGGCTCGACGCACGCCCAGGCAATCGCAAATCTTGGTCGCTGTGTGTGGCACATCCAGAGAGGCAATTTCAGCAAGGGCCTCCACAGCGGCAGCCGCTCTCTACGGTACTACGAGCTCAGCCCAGAGAGTTCGGTGTGGGAACAGCAGTTCCTGAAATGGTGCATCATGGGCTGCTACTGGTACATGAACGATCTCCAGGAGTTGATCCAATACACGTCGGCGCTGCGGACGAGCGCTCAGAGACGTGAAGACCCCATGCCAACCTTCTGGACGCAGATCATTGCATCCCACTGGGCCGATCTCGTTCTGGATCGGATTGATTTAGCCCGTGAATCAATCGCCCTTGCCGAACAATCGGCGGCCAATCAGCCCTTTCAATCGCCCCGCTTTTTCTTATGGTTGTCACGCGTACAACAGGCGCTCTATGAAGACAATCCGGCAGTGGCGCAGAAGATCCTTTGGGAGGATTGGAAACCACTCAAACAATCTCTGTCGATGCAATCCAACCACTACCGCTGGCTGGCCTACAGCATCCGTACTTGTTGCAACATGTTGAGTGCGCGTCAGAACCCGCAACAGCGTGAGCAGTGGTTATCCAAAGCGCGGCGCGGCGCAAGACGCATGCTGAAACTCGAGGAAGGTGGATTTGTCGCCTACGGAAAAGCATTTCTGTTGGCCACCGATGCTGCGGCTGGGCAGGTAGCGCCACAGCAGCAATGGGACGCGGTTGTCACGGAGCTTGAATCCCATGGATTGCGTTTAATGGCCCTTGCGTTGGCGTGGCACCAAGGCATTTACCATCCGAGCAGTGCTGGAAAAAACCTTTGCGATATTGCCCAGCAGCGTCTAGTTCAACAGGGATGCATTGCTCCAGAACGGTTGCTGAATGTGATCCTTCCCTTGCCCCACTCCGCTGCCAACGGCAAGACGAACCAGCCCCACCCCACCAACGCACTCGACTTCGAACAGCGGGGTAGAACGGAACAGGACAAGGACAGGTGA
- a CDS encoding type IV pilus modification PilV family protein, which produces MSNRSRSLTPGSRPFPGVMFPWKSTLAAISGAGVRVRLYWADDSGQATWHESLCCSLKGCQRAGSSLIEVTIATLLVSISLVASLNSMAMVVQSVHHGSDAQQAAMLAQLFLSEISSLPFEDTVNAEATLGRETGESSTRSTWDDCDDYQGWTSSDLTMLDGQPISNASGWSATVTVNYCNEANPSLSSGTPTLLKRIALQLDSPGGTPFAFETLRYANGTLSASEATASTLLSSVDFELKSDAGAWFGSTRIHNQQELTP; this is translated from the coding sequence ATGAGCAATCGATCGAGATCTTTAACACCTGGAAGCCGCCCTTTCCCTGGAGTGATGTTCCCTTGGAAATCTACGCTGGCTGCAATCTCAGGAGCAGGAGTGCGAGTGCGACTCTATTGGGCTGACGACTCCGGGCAGGCTACTTGGCACGAATCTCTCTGCTGCTCCCTAAAGGGATGCCAGCGGGCCGGTTCTAGCCTCATCGAAGTAACGATCGCCACACTGCTGGTTTCCATCTCGCTGGTGGCCTCACTCAATTCCATGGCCATGGTCGTTCAATCGGTTCACCATGGTTCGGATGCTCAACAAGCAGCCATGTTGGCCCAGTTGTTCCTGTCAGAAATCAGCTCTCTACCCTTTGAAGACACCGTCAATGCTGAAGCCACGCTGGGACGCGAGACTGGCGAATCGTCAACGCGCTCGACCTGGGATGACTGCGACGATTATCAGGGATGGACATCGAGCGACCTCACCATGCTCGACGGCCAACCGATCTCGAACGCCAGCGGCTGGAGTGCCACGGTGACGGTTAATTACTGCAATGAAGCAAACCCCAGCCTGAGCTCTGGAACGCCCACTCTACTGAAACGAATTGCGCTGCAACTAGACAGCCCCGGCGGAACCCCGTTTGCCTTTGAAACGTTGCGCTATGCCAATGGGACTCTGTCGGCTTCGGAAGCCACAGCGAGCACGCTTCTGTCATCGGTGGACTTCGAACTCAAGTCGGACGCGGGCGCCTGGTTCGGTAGTACTCGAATCCACAATCAACAGGAGCTGACACCATGA
- a CDS encoding pilus assembly FimT family protein yields the protein MVAGHTRSGLTLIELVTTTVILAISAAMVVPRWSRSVERAELSAMRSEIESTINALRRSAVRSSQTIHLSIPAGGQTISLTPPQPQLAGGPTGLIDFSSQYPNISISAIDLDGNPDCDINLQGDLVSTSSSARLSAGLLTLDGYSRSTTIDLLAAQGTTSTPTPEGQSAAEEGEEEGVVEEVVEEVGEVVEEAVGGVTGGATSTVDRLNEIIKGLISW from the coding sequence ATGGTAGCAGGGCACACCCGCAGCGGACTGACGTTAATCGAATTGGTGACCACTACGGTGATTCTTGCCATAAGCGCCGCCATGGTCGTACCTCGCTGGAGTCGGTCGGTGGAACGAGCCGAGCTGAGCGCCATGCGCAGTGAAATTGAATCAACCATCAACGCCCTCCGACGATCGGCCGTCCGCAGCAGCCAAACGATCCATTTGTCGATTCCCGCCGGTGGACAAACAATTAGCTTGACTCCCCCACAACCCCAGTTGGCTGGTGGGCCCACCGGACTCATCGATTTCTCATCCCAGTATCCCAATATCTCCATCTCGGCCATCGATCTGGATGGGAACCCCGACTGCGACATCAATCTTCAAGGAGATCTCGTTTCCACGTCGAGTTCCGCGCGTCTCAGCGCAGGCCTACTAACCCTCGACGGATACTCCAGAAGCACGACTATCGACCTCTTGGCTGCTCAGGGGACGACCTCCACGCCCACACCGGAAGGACAAAGTGCCGCAGAGGAAGGGGAGGAGGAAGGCGTCGTCGAAGAAGTCGTTGAGGAGGTTGGGGAAGTGGTCGAAGAGGCAGTCGGAGGTGTCACAGGCGGGGCCACGTCGACCGTCGATAGGCTTAACGAAATCATTAAGGGGTTGATCTCATGGTAG
- the gap gene encoding type I glyceraldehyde-3-phosphate dehydrogenase yields MAIRVAINGFGRIGRLTFRNLMQRSDEFEVVAVNDLTDNKMLATLLKYDSIHGRYDGDVSSTDTHLVVNGKEILCTAERDPAKLPWKENKVDIVIESTGIFTARSTDKKAGYDTHLAAGAKKVVLSAPAKDGADLTCVIGVNDSKLTADMNCISNASCTTNCLAPIAKVLNDTFGIESGLMTTVHAYTNDQNVQDLPHSDPYRARAAAQNIIPTSTGAASAVGLVIPELKGKLTGIAMRVPVATGSVVDLTVNLGKEASAEEINAAMKKAADGPLKGILCYTEDPIVSSDIIDDPHSSIFAADFTQVLGGKGKLVKVVSWYDNEWGYSCRTADLCALLSKML; encoded by the coding sequence GTGGCAATTCGAGTCGCAATTAATGGTTTTGGCCGTATTGGCCGGCTTACTTTTCGCAATCTCATGCAGAGAAGTGATGAGTTCGAAGTGGTTGCAGTCAACGATTTGACCGACAACAAAATGCTGGCCACGCTGCTGAAGTACGACAGTATTCACGGTCGTTATGACGGCGACGTCAGTTCCACCGATACCCACCTAGTTGTCAATGGCAAGGAAATCTTGTGCACCGCGGAACGCGATCCTGCCAAGCTGCCTTGGAAGGAAAACAAGGTAGACATCGTTATCGAAAGTACGGGTATCTTCACCGCCCGCAGCACCGATAAGAAAGCTGGCTACGACACACACCTTGCAGCCGGTGCCAAGAAGGTCGTGCTCAGCGCTCCTGCCAAGGATGGAGCTGACCTGACCTGCGTGATTGGTGTCAATGACTCCAAGCTGACCGCAGACATGAATTGCATTTCCAATGCAAGTTGCACCACCAACTGTCTAGCGCCAATCGCCAAGGTATTGAACGATACGTTCGGTATTGAAAGCGGATTGATGACGACCGTTCACGCATACACCAATGACCAAAATGTGCAGGATTTGCCGCACAGCGATCCCTACCGCGCACGGGCCGCCGCTCAGAACATCATCCCCACTTCGACCGGTGCTGCTTCAGCCGTTGGCTTGGTGATCCCCGAGTTGAAGGGCAAGCTCACCGGAATCGCCATGCGCGTTCCAGTGGCTACCGGTAGTGTCGTCGACTTGACCGTCAACCTGGGCAAAGAGGCGTCTGCTGAAGAAATCAACGCCGCCATGAAGAAGGCCGCTGATGGCCCTCTGAAGGGAATTCTGTGCTACACCGAAGACCCAATTGTGAGCTCGGACATCATCGACGATCCTCATAGCTCGATCTTCGCTGCCGACTTTACCCAAGTCCTCGGTGGCAAGGGTAAGTTGGTCAAGGTTGTCAGCTGGTACGACAACGAGTGGGGCTATAGCTGCCGCACAGCAGACCTGTGTGCTCTGCTCTCCAAGATGCTGTAG
- a CDS encoding TrmH family RNA methyltransferase, which translates to MPKFEHIRHKPPRDLVGPRSLILVSAPLRSSVNLSRMVRLAGCSGLTEIIHCGPGKVDRTIARDAADVVKVASPRTLPPVLKRLREDGFRCVGLEQTTNSQSLYEYQFAQRTALVIGAEREGLSQEILDCLDDVVEIPVYGQPASYNVVTATTMAVYEYCRQFPNG; encoded by the coding sequence ATGCCGAAATTCGAGCACATTCGCCATAAGCCCCCCAGAGACCTAGTCGGTCCGCGATCGCTGATTCTAGTCTCTGCACCGCTGAGAAGCAGCGTCAACTTGAGTCGCATGGTCCGACTGGCGGGCTGTAGCGGACTTACCGAAATCATCCATTGCGGACCGGGAAAAGTGGACCGGACCATCGCGCGCGATGCCGCCGATGTGGTCAAAGTCGCCTCGCCTCGCACGCTCCCACCGGTTCTCAAGCGATTGCGCGAGGATGGTTTCCGGTGCGTCGGTTTAGAACAAACGACCAACTCACAATCGTTGTATGAGTATCAATTTGCACAACGAACTGCCTTAGTCATCGGTGCCGAACGCGAGGGACTCTCGCAAGAAATCTTGGATTGCCTCGACGATGTGGTCGAGATCCCCGTCTACGGCCAACCAGCCAGTTACAACGTGGTCACCGCTACGACCATGGCAGTCTACGAATATTGCCGACAGTTTCCCAACGGATAG
- a CDS encoding PulJ/GspJ family protein, whose product MVGVRRSCGLQTRQRRGMQLLEVVVSLASAAILMAGISSSIVLANRSMEIATTRTQLVSRNQTALDRLRNDLAESVAVTGRSSDAVTFQVRDRDGDALPETISYAWAGAGEPLAMSTNAGPWLEASEDLDAFEFDWHAAPSVASATPIEFDPPGQFVLQSQVSSFTALSGSLSISLPPTYRAGDLLVAALAVSGDPGATSSTTLSGGWNFAGYINRSSTSLGTIYSTAPVGNSLVIDWPSIRNATVLVAHFSSPTGTASLDSYTQATGNSPNATAPEGTAYQNDSLVIRAIARDYTSQSRDNATNLPGHVCVGTKLQLFLPGVSMACRNANTGVVPGDTLRLTGNVNYGCATLVFSP is encoded by the coding sequence ATGGTAGGTGTTCGTCGTTCTTGCGGTTTGCAAACGCGGCAACGGCGTGGAATGCAATTGCTAGAAGTGGTAGTTAGTCTAGCATCGGCAGCTATCCTTATGGCGGGAATCTCCTCCTCCATTGTGCTAGCCAATCGCTCGATGGAGATCGCCACCACACGCACTCAACTGGTATCTCGTAATCAAACGGCCCTCGATCGACTCCGCAATGATCTGGCCGAATCCGTTGCAGTGACGGGGCGCTCTTCAGACGCAGTCACGTTTCAAGTCCGCGATCGAGACGGAGACGCTCTACCCGAAACAATTTCTTACGCCTGGGCTGGTGCTGGAGAGCCGCTAGCCATGTCGACCAATGCGGGGCCTTGGCTGGAGGCTTCCGAAGATCTTGACGCATTTGAGTTCGATTGGCACGCGGCCCCATCAGTCGCTTCCGCTACCCCCATAGAATTCGATCCTCCCGGCCAATTCGTCCTGCAGTCGCAGGTTTCCTCGTTTACCGCCTTAAGTGGAAGCCTTTCCATCTCGCTTCCTCCCACGTACCGAGCGGGTGACCTTCTCGTGGCCGCGCTCGCTGTCTCCGGAGATCCGGGAGCAACTTCTTCAACAACGCTGTCTGGCGGGTGGAACTTTGCTGGATACATAAATAGGAGTTCTACCTCGCTAGGAACGATCTACTCCACTGCGCCTGTCGGCAATTCTTTGGTGATTGACTGGCCATCTATCAGAAATGCAACAGTGCTGGTTGCACATTTCAGCAGCCCCACTGGAACCGCTTCGCTAGACAGTTATACGCAAGCAACCGGGAACTCCCCCAATGCCACCGCACCAGAAGGGACTGCTTATCAGAACGATTCGCTCGTTATTCGGGCAATTGCTCGCGATTACACCTCGCAGTCTCGCGACAACGCTACTAACCTGCCTGGACATGTCTGTGTTGGAACGAAATTGCAGCTATTCTTACCTGGAGTGAGCATGGCTTGCCGGAATGCAAACACTGGGGTCGTGCCGGGCGACACTTTACGATTGACGGGCAATGTCAATTACGGATGCGCTACCTTGGTGTTTAGCCCATGA